The region GGAAAGGCAAACAGCTCCTCCAGGCGGTCCGGTTGCTGCGGGGCGAAGCGCTGTTTGCGCCCGATCGCGCAGAGGGCGCCTGCGCCGAGATCCTGCGGCAGGCCGAAGCGGAGGCCCGTTCGAAAAGCGCCGGCCTGTGGGGCGACAAGAACGCCGCGCCGATCTATTCGACAGCGAGGCCGGAGCCGCTCAAGAAGATGACGGGATATTACGTGATTGCGGCAGGACGCATCGTCAGCCTTGGAAAAACGGAACGTACCCGCTATCTAAACTTCGGAAACTACTGGAAAACAGACTTTACGGTCACGCTGAATGCCTCGGACGAGGCACTGTTTGATGCAGCCCTTGCCCCGTCGGGCTGGCAGGTGGATGCTCTGGCCGGGGCAAGCGTCGAATTGCGCGGCATCGTGCAGCAATGGGACGGCCCGCATATAGCGCTCCATCATCCGGAGCAGTTGGTGGTACTTGAGGATAAAAGGGCAGCACGTGGCGGCCGATAAAGGAACCGAATTCCGTCCCTCTCATTTCGGGAGGCCCGCGAGAGTGATCCGCGGCGTTCCGCGCGGCTGGCTGCGCGGTGCGGCGGCTTGCGGCCTGGTGCTTCTGGTCTCGGCCTGTCAGTTTCTCGGTGACGGCGCGACGGTCGGCACGGTTGCTCCGGGAACCCTGCGTCCGAACCTTGCAAATGATATCGGCGAGCGCGAGCATCCGCGTGTCGTGGCCACCTATGGCGGGGTCTACAAGGATGCGGGTGCCGAGCGGGCCGTTGCCAGTGTCGTCGGCCGGCTGGTGGCCGCCTCGGACGATCCTTCGCAAAGCTACAAGATCACGATCCTGAATTCGCCGGCGATCAACGCCTTCGCCCTGCCCGGCGGCTATCTTTATGTCACCCGCGGCCTGCTGGCCCTGGCAAACGATACGTCCGAAGTGGCCGCCGTCCTGGCCCACGAGATGGCCCATGTCACCGCCAATCACGCCATCAAGCGCCAGGAACGGGCGGAAGCAAAGCAGCTTGCCAACAAGATCCTGACCGACGTGGTGCAGGATCTCGGAAGAAGCGCGCCAGGCGCTGGTCTCCTCCCAGCTTTCCTTTGCAAGGTTCAGCCAGGTGCAGGAGCTGGAGGCCGATGCCATTGGTGTCAGAACCCTGGCCAATGCCGGCTTCGACCCCTATGCCGCATCCAGGTTCCTGAGATCCATGGCGGCCTTTGCCGCTTACCAGTCGGCGGACAAGGGATCTTCCTCCGCTCCGGACTTCCTGTCTTCGCATCCCTCGACGCCCGAACGGCTGCAGATTGCCGTGCGTTCGGCCCGCCAGATCGGTGCGCCGGGTATCGGCGAACGGGACCGGCAACGCTATCTCAGTCAGATCGACGGCATGCTCTTCGGCGATGATCCCCTGGAGGGGTTCGTTCGCGGCCGCTCGTTCCTGCACAAGGCGCTGGGGATCAGCTTTACGGTTCCCTCGGGCTATATTCTCGAAAATTCCCCGGAAGCGGTGCTTGCCAGCAACGGCGAGGGGACCGCGATCCGGTTCGACGGCGCGGATATCAGCGGTTATTCCGATCTCGTCGACTATATGACCTCCGGCTGGATCAACGGTCTCCTGCCGCAAAGCGTGCGGCAGACCACGATCAACGGACTGCCCGGCGTAACAGGCTCGGCCATCACCCAGGGCTGGTCTTTCCGCATCGCGGTGCTGCGCATCGGCCGAACCGGTTACCGGTTCATATTCGCCAGCCGGTCGCCCAACGACACCTTCGACAAGGATTTCCACCAGACGGTCGAAAGCTTCAGCCAGCTGACACCGACCGAAAGGGCACGCCTCCAGTCGCTGCGGATCAAGGTGGTGTCGTCCAAGCCCGGCGACACCGCGCGCAAGCTGGCGATCGGCATGAGCGGCGTCGAGCCTTCACGGCGCCTGGAGTTCTTCACCATCCTGAACGATCTCAGCGCCGAGAAGCCGATTCCGGTGGGAACAGCCGTGAAATTGGTGGTCGACTAGGCTGAAATGCTCGAGTGGGCTCGCGCCCGCAAACGCATCACCCGCCGTCGGCGAGCCGGACGGCGGGTGAGGCTGGCTCTGCATTGCATTTGTTCGCAGGCGATATCCGAAGCATTCAGACGCGATACACCGCCTGATCCGGCTGTGCCGCCAGCAGGGCGGATTTGAGCTTTTCCATCGCCCGGCTTTCGATCTGGCGAACGCGTTCCTTGGATATGCCCAGCTTTTCGCCGAGGGATTCCAACGTGGCGCCTTCCTCGGTGAGGCGCCGCTCACGCACGATTTTCAGTTCGCGCTCGCTCAGCACTTCAAGCGCGGAGGACAGCCATTTGTGCCGGCGTTCCGCGTCGATGTTGCCGGTGACGATCTCATCCGGCAGGGGCGCGTCGGAGACGAGGAAGTCCTGCCTGTCCGCGCTCGAGCCGTCACTGTCGGTCACCGGCGCGTTGAGGGAGGTGTCCGGTCCGGAGAGCCGCGCGTTCATCAGGGCCACATCGGACTGCTTGACGCCAATGGCGTCGGCGATCTTCCGGTGCAGCTCGCTGTCGGACAGCGGAGTCTGATTGTTGGAGAGCTTGGCGCGCAGCCGCCGCAGGTTGAAGAACAGCGCCTTCTGGGAGGACGAGGTTCCGCCGCGGACGATCGACCAGTTGCGCAGGATATAGTCCTGTATCGAGGCGCGGATCCACCAGGTGGCATAGGTGGAAAACCGCACTTCCCGTTCCGGTTCGAAGCGCGCGGCCGCTTCCAACAGCCCGACATGGCCTTCCTGAATCAGATCGCCGAGCGACAGGCCGAAATTGCGGAAGCGGGATGCAACCGCGATGACCAGACGCATGTGAGACAGGGAGAGCTTCTCAAGCGCTTTTTCATCCCGCTGATGTCGCCATCGGATCGCCAGCTTCAGCTCTTCCTCACGCGTGAGGTAGGGCGCTTTCATGGCTGCCTGAACCAGCTTGCGTTTTTCATTCAAGGACATGACCGACGCTCCGATGTCTAATCGGGGGGTAATTTCACACCTATACGCAGGTTAGAGCACTTCGGACTACCGCAGGGGCAGAATTTTTGCACATCTGCGTGATGTGTTCGCGAGCAGTGGCCCGCACCGCCCGATTTCGCATCATCCGGCCGGAAACCGCAGCGGTTACGAGGCGCTCGGGCGCCGTCGTGGGCCTTGATCAGCAGACGTTCAACCGATTCGATCGAAAGTCCAATTGCTGAACGATATTCAAGTGTTAGGGCGTCCTGCCGGCATTCCCCGGAATGCTGAAAGGCGCACTAGTGGAACGCCGGAAAGCTGCCAGGGTTCCATTTGACCGGTTGATTCAATCACCGCGAGCATAAACGGGTTGCACCGATCATCTTGCCTTGGGTGCGGCCCGTCAACAAAAAGGGCCCGGATTTCTCCGGGCCCTGCAAATTTCCAGTGAGGCAGAGGCCCCGTTGTCAGGCGGCTTCTTCCTTGCCGTCTTCCTCTTCCACATCGGCTTCAGCGGCGGCTGCAGCCTTGAGGCGGCTCGGAGATTTAGCCAGGTTCTGTTCGATCTGCTTGACCGCTTCGGTTTCCGAACATTTGTTCACGGCTGCGATTTCGCGTGCCATACGGTCGAGTGCAGCTTCATAGAGCTGGCGTTCGGAATAGGACTGCTCCGGCTGGCTGTCAGACCGGAACAGGTCGCGGACCACTTCGGAGATCGCGTTCAGGTCGCCGGAATTGATCTTCGCTTCATATTCCTGCGCGCGGCGGCTCCACATGGTGCGCTTGACCCGCGGGCGGCCCTGTACGGTTTCCAGGGCCTTCTTGACCGCTGCCGGATCGCCGAGCTTGCGCATGCCGACGGATGCGATCTTGGCAATCGGGACACGAAGGGTCATCTTGTCCTGTTCAAAAACGATGACGAGCAACTCCAAAGAGTGACCTGCAACGTTCTGTTCTTCAATGGCGGTAATCTGCCCGACGCCGTGAGCCGGGTATACGATGTACTCGCCGGTTTTGAACCCTTGACGCTGCGCGGTCTTTTTGGTGTTCATTGCCATGCTCGTATTCTCTCCTGCGCAGTTGTTGGTTCTGTCAGACCTTAGCCTGTCAGAACTGGGACGGACCGCGTCGCGGTCCCCTGTTCTTTTGTGACACGCACCCTGCCGTGCGATCCGATGATGGAACGCCTGTTGATAACGCGGCGTGTCAGGGCTGGTCAGTCGTTGCTTTCCACTATAGAACCTTGTCAGTCATGAAAGCTGCCGGGATCTCACGCTGTCCGGTTTCTGAAGATCCGGGACGCGTTTCGAAGACTCCGTTTTGGGGGTTGTTCTCGTGGGTGGCGACTTAAAGTAATATATAGCACAGTCTTGTGGAAAATTAAAGAGCTGTGCTTAGGCGGTGCACAAACACCACACAGGGCACCCGCGGCACGCCAATCCGCAGGTACTTGAAAACCCTTATGAAGGGCTGCCGTATTGCACTGCCCACAAGCAGCTTGCGTCAGTCTGACGCAGCTAGCAGTTCGCGACTCACTCGGGCGGGTTCGCTGAAAAATACTGCGCGAGCTTGTTTTCCTTGCCGTCGAACTCTTCCGCCTCGGGCAGAGGATCTTTCTTCTCCGTGATGTTGGGCCACTTCTCGGAGTATTCGGCGTTCAGCTCGATCCATTTTTCAAGGCCGGGCTCCGTGTCCGGCAGGATCGCTTCGGCCGGGCATTCCGGCTCACAGACACCGCAGTCGATGCATTCGTCCGGGTTGATGACGAGCATGTTCTCGCCTTCGTAGAAACAATCCACCGGGCACACTTCAACACAGTCGGTGTATTTGCACTTGATGCAATTGTCTGTGACGACGTAGGTCATCGGATCCTCACTCGGCGCCGTTCGGCGGCGCGATGACGGTCAAGCCTCGCATGCCTTCGGCAGCCATTTTAGTGCCTTGCGTCCCGTCGGGAAGCGCAGGTTAAATTCTCTTGCCGCTGTTGGGTATCGTTTTTGGCCGAGACACGCAAGCGCCCAGGATGACGCATATCGGGCCGATGAGAGAAAGTTATTCTGTTTTCGCGCGGTATCCGGGATTCTGCTTCAGTCGTCGTTGCGAAAGGCGTCGAGTTTGCGCCGATCGCGCTTGGTCGGGCGACCCGATCCGGCATCGCGCTGCGCGGGCGAGGCAGGACCCGGGGCCTCTTTCGGGGCAGGCGGCGGAGACAGATCCTCATAAAGCATGCGGGCCTCTTCGTACGGTCCGCGCCGGGTGCCGAGGGCGAGCACCTTGAGCACGAGAACGCGCCGCTCGAGGGCGATGGTGAGCACATCGCCGCTCCTGACCGTCTTGCTGGCGGAGGAGATCTTGTCCTTGTTCACCCTGACACGCCCGGACGTGGCCAGCTTCTGAGCCAGGGATCGGGATTTGGTGACCCTGGCGTGCCAGAGCCACTTGTCGATGCGCAGGCTGCCGCCGGCAGCTTGTGGATCAGGCGTCGGAATTACTTTTTGTCCTTGTCCATATCCGCCTTGAGCGCCAGCAGCGCGGCAAAGGGTGAATTCGGATCGATCGGCTTTTCCCTGGGCTTGTCGCGGCGTTGTCCGCCCTCAAAGCCTCTTTGTCCGCCGGGCTGGCCGCCACGGCTGCGATTGGGGCCGCCTTTGCCGCCCTTGCCCTGATGACCCTGGCCCTGGCGCTTTTCGCCCTGGGCCTTGCGGTTGTCGCCGCGGCGCTGGTCCGGACGGCCGCGCGGGCGCCTGTCATGACGACCTGG is a window of Roseibium salinum DNA encoding:
- a CDS encoding RNA polymerase factor sigma-32, which codes for MSLNEKRKLVQAAMKAPYLTREEELKLAIRWRHQRDEKALEKLSLSHMRLVIAVASRFRNFGLSLGDLIQEGHVGLLEAAARFEPEREVRFSTYATWWIRASIQDYILRNWSIVRGGTSSSQKALFFNLRRLRAKLSNNQTPLSDSELHRKIADAIGVKQSDVALMNARLSGPDTSLNAPVTDSDGSSADRQDFLVSDAPLPDEIVTGNIDAERRHKWLSSALEVLSERELKIVRERRLTEEGATLESLGEKLGISKERVRQIESRAMEKLKSALLAAQPDQAVYRV
- the fdxA gene encoding ferredoxin FdxA — translated: MTYVVTDNCIKCKYTDCVEVCPVDCFYEGENMLVINPDECIDCGVCEPECPAEAILPDTEPGLEKWIELNAEYSEKWPNITEKKDPLPEAEEFDGKENKLAQYFSANPPE
- a CDS encoding CarD family transcriptional regulator, translated to MAMNTKKTAQRQGFKTGEYIVYPAHGVGQITAIEEQNVAGHSLELLVIVFEQDKMTLRVPIAKIASVGMRKLGDPAAVKKALETVQGRPRVKRTMWSRRAQEYEAKINSGDLNAISEVVRDLFRSDSQPEQSYSERQLYEAALDRMAREIAAVNKCSETEAVKQIEQNLAKSPSRLKAAAAAEADVEEEDGKEEAA
- a CDS encoding RNA-binding S4 domain-containing protein, producing MPTPDPQAAGGSLRIDKWLWHARVTKSRSLAQKLATSGRVRVNKDKISSASKTVRSGDVLTIALERRVLVLKVLALGTRRGPYEEARMLYEDLSPPPAPKEAPGPASPAQRDAGSGRPTKRDRRKLDAFRNDD
- a CDS encoding M48 family metalloprotease, yielding MQELEADAIGVRTLANAGFDPYAASRFLRSMAAFAAYQSADKGSSSAPDFLSSHPSTPERLQIAVRSARQIGAPGIGERDRQRYLSQIDGMLFGDDPLEGFVRGRSFLHKALGISFTVPSGYILENSPEAVLASNGEGTAIRFDGADISGYSDLVDYMTSGWINGLLPQSVRQTTINGLPGVTGSAITQGWSFRIAVLRIGRTGYRFIFASRSPNDTFDKDFHQTVESFSQLTPTERARLQSLRIKVVSSKPGDTARKLAIGMSGVEPSRRLEFFTILNDLSAEKPIPVGTAVKLVVD